One Chanodichthys erythropterus isolate Z2021 chromosome 10, ASM2448905v1, whole genome shotgun sequence DNA segment encodes these proteins:
- the stoml2 gene encoding stomatin-like protein 2, mitochondrial encodes MLRTVVCRAGSGLLKHSRQTVPALWGTQAQQRWASSLPMNTVVLFVPQQEAWVVERMGRFHRILEPGLNFLIPILDKIRYVQSLKEIVIDVPEQSAVSLDNVTLQIDGVLYLRILDPFKASYGVEDPEYAVTQLAQTTMRSELGKLTLDKVFRERESLNSNIVHSINQASDEWGIRCLRYEIKDIHVPPRVKESMQMQVEAERKKRATVLESEGHREAAINVAEGRKQAQILASEGQKAEQINKAAGEANAVLAKAEAKAKAIRLLSEALTLQNGNAAASLSVAEQYVSAFSNLAKESNTILLPSNTGDISSMVTQAMAIYGSLSKTNTRSTADSAPPESLEATLEGNTVSETETAQKY; translated from the exons ATGCTCAGGACGGTGGTGTGTCGGGCAGGGAGCGGCCTTTTAAAG CATTCGCGTCAAACAGTGCCTGCATTGTGGGGGACTCAAGCTCAGCAGCGATGGGCGTCCAGCCTTCCTATGAACACTGTAGTTCTGTTCGTACCCCAGCAGGAGGCTTGGGTAGTGGAGCGGATGGGCCGTTTCCACCGAATCCTGGAACCA GGTCTAAACTTTTTAATTCCAATCTTGGACAAAATTAGATATGTGCAAAGCCTCAAAGAGATCGTGATAGATGTGCCAGAGCAGTCAGCGGTTTCCCTTG ACAATGTGACATTGCAGATAGATGGAGTTTTATATCTCAGGATACTTGATCCTTTTAAG GCCAGTTATGGTGTGGAGGACCCAGAATATGCCGTCACCCAGCTGGCACAGACCACCATGAGATCAGAGTTGGGAAAACTGACCCTGGACAAAGTGTTTAGG GAAAGAGAGTCCCTGAATTCCAATATTGTCCACTCGATAAACCAGGCATCAGATGAATGGGGGATTCGATGTCTTCGATATGAGATCAAAGACATTCACGTTCCTCCACGGGTAAAAGAGTCTATGCAAATGCAG GTTGAAGCCGAGCGGAAAAAGAGAGCCACCGTTCTGGAGTCAGAGGGGCACAGAGAGGCGGCCATCAATGTGGCGGAGGGTCGCAAACAGGCTCAGATTCTGGCGTCTGAGGGACAGAAGGCTGAACAGATTAACAAAGCTGCTG GTGAAGCAAATGCTGTTTTGGCTAAAGCTGAGGCAAAGGCCAAAGCCATCCGGCTGCTGTCCGAGGCGCTCACTCTGCAG AATGGAAACGCTGCAGCATCTTTAAGTGTGGCCGAACAGTACGTCTCTGCTTTCTCCAACCTGGCCAAGGAGTCCAACACCATCTTACTGCCCTCAAACACAGGAGACATCAGCAGTATGGTCACTCAG GCCATGGCGATTTATGGGAGTTTATCGAAGACAAACACTCGGAGCACAGCTGACAGCGCGCCTCCAGAGAGCTTGGAGGCGACCTTGGAAGGAAATACAGTGTCTGAAACTGAAACTGCACAGAAATACTGA